From Rubrivirga sp. SAORIC476, a single genomic window includes:
- a CDS encoding DUF2892 domain-containing protein: MIDAFLRFIGSDMGRLARVAVGASLLTWGLMSFGTWPGRVGAVLALAPLLTGFSNRCILPPPSDARAPREPS, from the coding sequence ATGATCGATGCCTTCCTCCGCTTCATCGGCTCCGACATGGGCCGCCTCGCCCGGGTCGCCGTCGGGGCGAGCCTCCTCACCTGGGGCCTCATGTCCTTCGGGACCTGGCCGGGCCGCGTGGGTGCGGTGCTCGCGCTGGCCCCTCTCCTGACCGGATTCAGCAACCGCTGCATTCTCCCGCCCCCCTCCGACGCCCGCGCGCCGCGCGAGCCGTCCTGA
- a CDS encoding rhodanese-like domain-containing protein has translation MLFRQYTDPKLAQYAYLVGCQKTGEALIIDPLRDIDQYLAAAAREGLTITAVAETHIHADFLSGAREFADRHGVHLYLSAEGDEAGWPSAWAQGGDYDVTFLRDGDTFAVGNIDVTAVHTPGHTPEHLSYVVVDRGSGAITPIGVATGDFVFVGDLGRPDLLEQAAGMHGVQEDAARTLFHSLPTFRALPDYVQVWPAHGAGSACGKALGAVPTTTVGYEKLYNASLAAADGGEDAFVEAILDGQPEPQMYFARMKRDNRDGVPLLGALPTPQALTARGLAEAAEDAKTLIVDTRLDRSAFMATHVPGALYAPMNKSFSAVVGSLMTDETTPIVLLTEAADVETAVRDLVRIGYDNVVGYATPDTLERYVEDGGPTASIPEITFEDVARRKDESGVVVVDVRYASEAASGHVPGAVNASYTRLPAYLAERIPEGKTLLVHCASGARAAAASAFLVREGYDVRYVNGAFGAYAEAHAVETGTAVSAAA, from the coding sequence ATGCTGTTTCGCCAGTACACCGACCCCAAGCTCGCCCAGTACGCCTACCTCGTCGGCTGCCAGAAGACGGGCGAGGCCCTGATCATCGACCCGCTCCGCGACATCGACCAGTACCTCGCCGCCGCGGCGCGCGAGGGGCTCACCATCACGGCGGTCGCCGAGACGCACATCCACGCTGACTTCCTGTCGGGCGCCCGCGAGTTCGCCGACCGGCACGGCGTGCATCTGTACCTCTCCGCTGAGGGCGACGAGGCCGGCTGGCCGTCCGCCTGGGCCCAGGGGGGAGACTACGACGTGACGTTCCTGCGCGACGGCGACACGTTCGCGGTCGGCAACATCGACGTGACCGCGGTCCACACGCCGGGCCACACGCCCGAGCACCTGAGCTATGTCGTCGTGGACCGCGGATCGGGCGCGATCACGCCCATCGGCGTCGCGACGGGCGACTTCGTGTTCGTCGGCGACCTCGGCCGCCCGGACCTGCTGGAGCAGGCCGCCGGGATGCATGGCGTCCAGGAGGACGCCGCGCGGACGCTCTTCCACTCGCTGCCCACCTTCCGCGCGCTGCCGGACTACGTCCAGGTGTGGCCTGCGCACGGCGCCGGCTCGGCGTGCGGCAAGGCGCTCGGCGCCGTCCCGACGACGACCGTCGGCTACGAGAAGCTCTACAACGCCTCGCTCGCCGCCGCGGATGGAGGAGAGGACGCCTTCGTCGAGGCCATCCTGGACGGCCAGCCGGAGCCCCAGATGTACTTCGCGCGGATGAAGCGCGACAACCGGGACGGCGTCCCGCTCCTCGGCGCTCTGCCGACGCCGCAGGCGCTCACTGCCCGCGGGCTGGCCGAGGCGGCCGAGGACGCGAAGACCCTGATCGTGGACACCCGCCTCGACCGCTCGGCCTTCATGGCGACGCACGTCCCCGGGGCGCTCTACGCGCCGATGAACAAGAGCTTCAGCGCCGTCGTGGGCTCGCTCATGACGGACGAGACGACCCCGATCGTGCTCCTCACGGAGGCGGCCGATGTCGAGACGGCCGTCCGCGACCTCGTCCGCATCGGCTACGACAACGTCGTCGGCTACGCGACCCCGGACACGCTGGAGCGCTACGTCGAAGACGGCGGCCCGACGGCGTCCATCCCCGAGATCACGTTCGAGGACGTGGCGCGACGGAAGGACGAGAGCGGCGTGGTGGTGGTGGACGTGCGCTACGCGAGTGAGGCCGCCTCGGGGCACGTGCCGGGAGCCGTCAACGCGTCGTACACGCGCCTGCCGGCGTACCTGGCCGAGCGGATCCCGGAGGGCAAGACGTTGCTGGTCCACTGCGCCTCGGGCGCGCGGGCGGCCGCCGCGAGTGCCTTCCTCGTCCGCGAAGGCTACGACGTGCGCTACGTCAACGGGGCGTTCGGTGCCTACGCGGAGGCGCACGCCGTCGAGACCGGCACCGCCGTTTCGGCCGCGGCGTGA
- a CDS encoding YeeE/YedE family protein, translating to MPPVQDPWPWYVAGPLIGLLVPALLVFGGKVFGLSANLRHACAALPVPASSKPRFFQYDWRSAGTWNLVFAAGIAVGGLIGIRVLSDPSAPMALSASTVAALADLGVTDVSGFVPTQLISWAALATPIGALMVIGGGFLVGFGARWAGGCTSGHAISGLADLQVPSLVAVVGFFVGGLLVTHLLLPLLLA from the coding sequence ATGCCTCCTGTCCAAGATCCCTGGCCCTGGTACGTGGCCGGCCCGCTCATCGGGCTGCTCGTCCCCGCCCTGCTCGTCTTCGGCGGCAAGGTGTTCGGCCTCTCGGCCAACCTCCGCCACGCCTGCGCTGCGCTCCCGGTGCCGGCCTCGTCGAAGCCGCGCTTCTTTCAGTATGACTGGCGCTCGGCGGGCACCTGGAATCTCGTCTTCGCCGCGGGGATCGCCGTCGGCGGGCTGATCGGGATCCGGGTTCTCTCGGACCCGTCGGCGCCGATGGCGCTCTCCGCCTCGACCGTGGCCGCGCTGGCCGACCTCGGCGTGACGGACGTGTCGGGCTTCGTCCCGACCCAACTCATCTCGTGGGCCGCGCTGGCGACCCCCATCGGCGCGCTGATGGTGATCGGCGGCGGCTTCCTGGTCGGGTTCGGCGCACGCTGGGCGGGCGGCTGCACGTCCGGCCACGCCATCTCCGGTCTCGCCGACTTGCAGGTCCCCTCGCTCGTCGCCGTCGTCGGCTTCTTCGTCGGGGGGCTCCTCGTGACCCACCTCCTCCTCCCGCTCCTCCTCGCCTGA
- a CDS encoding NAD(P)/FAD-dependent oxidoreductase: protein MTPRLASPPAGRPPRAARGGAADVIVVGAGISGMATAARLRARGVDVLVLEAHGQVGGCAGFYRRRGFTFDVGATTLVDFEPGGVGGRFYDAIGMAAPPGERLPGYVAWLPDRTVTLHRDPARWHAERLRAFGDTSAHIRFWALLDRLADVFWAASREGVRLPLRSLADVRRALGVLAVRDWPLARTLGWTMADALRRSGLADDRPLRMLLGMLLQDTVHGTVEEAPLVNGALGVTIRGAGLTRATGGMRGFWDALVAHYRAAGGRLRVGTAVERIERTASGYAVHTRRGVFRSAQVVCTLPAPDAARIAPPSVGDALRPFLWRDASAYGGALVLCLGVPEDEVAGQAFTHHQVLERYDRPLGDGNNLFVSVSAPGDTASAPAGSRAVMVSTHCDLADWERLSDAEYVVRRREATARLLAVARRVYPRLGERAEVAELGTPRTYERFTRRSRGAVGGVRQTLANTNQHAIPHDLGVPGFWLAGDTTWPGLGTVAGVLASEHVADDVTRFARAR from the coding sequence ATGACGCCGCGCCTCGCTTCGCCTCCGGCAGGTCGCCCGCCTCGGGCCGCGCGGGGTGGGGCGGCCGATGTGATCGTCGTCGGCGCGGGCATCTCGGGGATGGCGACCGCCGCCCGCCTCCGCGCGCGGGGCGTGGATGTGCTGGTGCTGGAAGCGCATGGCCAGGTTGGAGGATGTGCGGGCTTCTACCGGCGGCGCGGCTTCACCTTCGACGTGGGCGCGACGACGCTCGTCGACTTCGAGCCGGGCGGCGTCGGCGGGCGGTTCTACGACGCCATCGGCATGGCCGCTCCACCGGGCGAACGCCTGCCGGGGTACGTCGCGTGGCTGCCCGACCGCACGGTCACCCTCCACCGCGACCCGGCCCGGTGGCACGCCGAGCGGCTGCGGGCCTTCGGCGACACGTCCGCGCACATCCGGTTCTGGGCGCTCCTGGACCGACTCGCGGACGTGTTCTGGGCGGCGTCCCGGGAGGGCGTCCGGCTTCCTCTGCGGTCCCTCGCCGACGTGCGGCGGGCGCTCGGCGTGCTGGCCGTCCGCGACTGGCCGCTCGCGCGGACGCTGGGGTGGACGATGGCCGACGCGCTCCGCCGGTCCGGCCTCGCCGACGACCGCCCGCTGCGGATGCTGCTCGGCATGCTGTTGCAGGACACCGTCCACGGGACGGTGGAGGAGGCGCCGCTCGTCAACGGCGCGCTCGGCGTCACGATCCGCGGCGCCGGGCTGACGCGAGCGACCGGTGGGATGCGTGGGTTCTGGGACGCGCTCGTGGCCCACTACCGCGCCGCAGGCGGGCGCCTCCGCGTGGGGACCGCCGTCGAGCGCATCGAGCGGACCGCGAGCGGCTACGCCGTCCACACCCGCCGCGGCGTGTTCCGGTCGGCCCAGGTGGTCTGCACGCTGCCCGCGCCCGACGCCGCCCGCATCGCCCCGCCGTCCGTCGGCGACGCGCTGCGGCCGTTCCTCTGGCGCGATGCGTCCGCCTACGGGGGGGCGCTGGTGCTGTGCCTCGGCGTCCCCGAGGACGAGGTCGCCGGGCAGGCGTTCACCCACCATCAGGTGCTGGAGCGCTACGACCGGCCGCTGGGCGACGGCAACAACCTGTTCGTCTCCGTCTCCGCGCCCGGCGACACGGCCAGCGCGCCTGCCGGATCGCGCGCCGTGATGGTCTCGACCCACTGCGACCTGGCCGACTGGGAGCGGCTTTCCGACGCCGAGTACGTCGTCCGCCGGCGGGAGGCGACGGCGCGGCTGCTCGCGGTCGCGCGGCGCGTCTATCCCCGCCTCGGCGAGCGTGCCGAGGTGGCCGAGCTGGGCACGCCGCGGACGTACGAGCGCTTCACGCGGCGGTCTCGGGGCGCCGTCGGCGGCGTCCGCCAGACGCTCGCCAACACGAACCAGCACGCAATCCCCCACGACCTCGGCGTCCCCGGCTTCTGGCTCGCGGGCGACACCACGTGGCCCGGCCTGGGCACCGTCGCCGGGGTCCTCGCCAGCGAGCACGTCGCCGACGACGTGACTCGGTTCGCCCGAGCCCGATGA
- a CDS encoding helix-turn-helix transcriptional regulator, producing MDAPVPPDLLADAAERFRLLGDPVRLHLLNVLLECGEAAVQDLATATGQSHQNTSKHLRKLADGGLVGCRREGMHAFYRVTDASIPGLCLLVCGALRDRS from the coding sequence ATGGACGCCCCTGTACCCCCTGACCTTCTCGCGGACGCGGCCGAGCGGTTCCGACTGCTCGGCGACCCGGTCCGCTTGCACCTGCTCAACGTGCTCCTGGAGTGCGGCGAGGCGGCCGTTCAGGACCTCGCCACCGCGACCGGCCAGAGCCACCAGAACACCTCGAAGCACCTCCGCAAGCTGGCCGACGGCGGCCTCGTGGGGTGCCGGCGCGAGGGGATGCATGCCTTCTACCGGGTGACGGACGCGAGCATCCCGGGGCTGTGCCTGCTCGTGTGTGGGGCCCTGCGCGACCGCTCCTAG
- a CDS encoding rhodanese-like domain-containing protein, with protein sequence MSFLSRLLNPTPDGTSMSAADFVAQGDSEAPVLDVRTPGEFASGHLAGAVNVDVMSPTFQSQVAALDLPADGPVYLYCRSGNRSGQATKALRQMGHAGAVNIGGIGGLVSAGAKTA encoded by the coding sequence ATGTCGTTCCTCTCCCGCCTCCTCAATCCGACCCCCGACGGCACCTCGATGTCCGCCGCCGACTTCGTCGCTCAGGGCGACTCCGAAGCCCCAGTGCTCGACGTCCGCACGCCGGGCGAGTTCGCGTCCGGCCACCTCGCAGGCGCCGTCAACGTGGACGTGATGTCGCCGACGTTCCAGAGTCAGGTCGCGGCCCTCGACCTGCCCGCCGACGGACCGGTGTACCTCTACTGTCGGTCCGGCAACCGGTCCGGCCAGGCCACCAAGGCGCTCCGCCAGATGGGACACGCGGGCGCCGTCAACATCGGCGGCATCGGCGGGCTGGTGTCGGCCGGAGCCAAGACGGCATAG
- a CDS encoding alpha/beta fold hydrolase, which produces MSSPLLLLHGFLGRGADWDVVRAHLPPHWAVDAPDLPGHGTAVGLGEDAYSMDGAAARLRARLGEPADVVGYSMGGRLALHLAVTHPEAVRRLVLVSASPGLRTEAEREARRALDAARAADLAADPAGFLDRWYRMPLFDLPDSLRQRLTADRIAHVDPAEAGRSLAGMGTGAQPSHWDALHSLAAPTWAVVGERDAKFVGLARAMAEAGAVREVVLPDVAHGLLAERPEALAAVLRQGLGGDGSG; this is translated from the coding sequence ATGTCCTCGCCCCTCCTTCTGCTCCACGGGTTCCTCGGACGCGGCGCCGACTGGGATGTCGTCCGGGCGCACCTGCCGCCCCACTGGGCCGTGGACGCGCCCGACCTGCCGGGACACGGAACGGCGGTCGGTCTCGGTGAGGACGCCTACTCGATGGACGGCGCCGCGGCGCGGCTCCGCGCCCGCCTCGGCGAACCCGCGGACGTGGTAGGCTACTCGATGGGGGGGCGGCTGGCGCTGCACCTGGCCGTGACCCACCCCGAGGCAGTCCGACGGCTGGTGCTGGTCTCGGCCTCGCCAGGCCTCCGCACCGAGGCCGAGCGGGAGGCGCGCCGTGCGCTCGACGCGGCTCGCGCCGCCGACCTCGCCGCCGACCCGGCGGGCTTCCTCGATCGCTGGTACCGGATGCCGCTGTTCGACCTGCCCGACTCGCTCCGTCAGCGGCTCACGGCCGACCGGATCGCGCATGTCGATCCTGCCGAGGCCGGTCGCTCGCTGGCCGGGATGGGAACGGGCGCGCAGCCGAGCCACTGGGACGCACTCCACTCCCTGGCCGCGCCGACCTGGGCCGTGGTCGGGGAACGGGATGCCAAGTTCGTCGGGCTCGCGCGCGCGATGGCCGAGGCGGGGGCCGTCCGGGAGGTCGTCCTGCCGGACGTGGCGCACGGGCTCCTCGCCGAGCGACCGGAGGCCCTGGCAGCGGTTCTGCGGCAGGGGCTGGGCGGAGACGGCTCGGGCTAG
- the menD gene encoding 2-succinyl-5-enolpyruvyl-6-hydroxy-3-cyclohexene-1-carboxylic-acid synthase — translation MPPHLDRPNLNHLWAALLVEEVVRQGTTFFAVCPGSRSTPLAVAAALNPRAEVLVHWDERAAAFAALGWGKATGRPAAVITTSGTAVANLLPAAVEARQAGVPLLLLTADRPPELRETGANQAVRQPGLFSTVARWEADLGTPSADVDPAFVLTTVAEAVARALDGGPVHLNGPFREPLAPTPDGVDTSALLARLGDWEEGRDPYTRRLHPASRPEVGDLAHRLDTVARGLVVLGPLDVTDTDTAPAAAEIAERLGWPLVADLLSGARLGRDGTAADLALLSDRLRAEPPEAVLQFGGRPTSKRLARWIADARPALYVHVHPRAERIDPDHRVTHRLVAPTGPVALALADALHAQVDRGPSPEAWRARWAAACGAARAAANAALDDSGLSEPQVARTLARSLPKGAGLVVAASMPVRDLDAFAEADGRGVTVAANRGASGIDGTVATAAGFARGRGLPTALLIGDLALLHDQTSLALLRDGPPVVVVAINNDGGGIFHQLPVARPGALDADTFERLFGTPHGLGFADAARQVSLAYHQPTTLPAFETALAEAVASGRSALIEVRTDRVEQATLRRDLARAVAEAVDDAV, via the coding sequence GTGCCGCCCCACCTCGACCGCCCCAATCTCAACCACCTCTGGGCCGCGCTGCTCGTCGAGGAGGTGGTCCGCCAGGGGACGACCTTCTTCGCGGTCTGCCCGGGCAGCCGGAGCACGCCGCTGGCCGTCGCGGCGGCGCTGAACCCCCGCGCCGAGGTGCTCGTGCATTGGGACGAACGCGCCGCCGCGTTCGCCGCCCTGGGGTGGGGGAAGGCCACGGGCCGCCCGGCGGCCGTCATCACGACCAGCGGGACGGCCGTCGCCAACCTGCTGCCCGCCGCCGTCGAGGCCCGGCAGGCAGGCGTGCCGCTGCTGCTGCTCACCGCCGACCGGCCGCCGGAGCTGCGAGAGACCGGCGCCAACCAGGCCGTCCGCCAGCCCGGCCTGTTTTCGACCGTCGCCCGCTGGGAGGCCGATCTCGGGACGCCCTCGGCCGACGTGGACCCGGCGTTCGTGCTGACGACCGTCGCCGAGGCCGTGGCGCGGGCACTGGACGGCGGGCCGGTGCACCTCAACGGCCCGTTCCGCGAGCCCCTCGCCCCGACGCCCGACGGCGTCGACACGAGCGCCCTCCTCGCCCGCCTCGGCGACTGGGAGGAGGGCCGCGATCCCTACACACGCCGCCTCCATCCCGCGAGCCGCCCCGAGGTGGGCGACCTCGCGCACCGCCTCGACACGGTCGCGCGCGGTCTCGTCGTCCTCGGGCCGCTCGACGTGACCGACACCGACACGGCGCCCGCCGCCGCCGAGATCGCCGAGCGCCTCGGGTGGCCGCTCGTGGCGGATCTGCTCTCGGGCGCCCGTCTCGGCCGCGACGGCACCGCGGCCGACCTCGCGCTCCTCAGCGACCGCCTGCGCGCCGAGCCGCCCGAGGCCGTCCTTCAGTTCGGCGGGCGGCCGACCTCCAAGCGCCTCGCCCGCTGGATCGCCGACGCCCGGCCCGCGCTGTACGTCCACGTCCACCCGCGCGCCGAGCGGATCGACCCGGACCACCGTGTGACGCACCGCCTCGTGGCGCCCACCGGTCCGGTGGCCCTCGCCCTGGCGGACGCGCTGCACGCGCAGGTCGACCGAGGGCCGTCGCCGGAGGCGTGGCGGGCGCGATGGGCGGCGGCCTGCGGCGCGGCGCGGGCGGCAGCGAACGCGGCCCTCGACGATTCCGGGTTGTCCGAGCCCCAGGTCGCGCGCACGCTGGCGCGGTCGCTGCCCAAGGGTGCCGGGCTCGTGGTCGCGGCGTCCATGCCTGTCCGCGACCTCGACGCGTTCGCCGAGGCGGACGGGCGCGGGGTGACCGTGGCCGCCAACCGCGGCGCGAGCGGCATCGACGGGACGGTCGCCACGGCGGCGGGGTTCGCCCGCGGGCGCGGCCTGCCGACGGCGCTCCTGATCGGTGACCTGGCGCTGCTCCACGACCAGACCAGCCTCGCGCTCCTCCGCGACGGGCCGCCGGTCGTGGTCGTCGCGATCAACAACGACGGGGGCGGCATCTTCCACCAGTTGCCGGTCGCCCGGCCGGGCGCGCTCGATGCCGACACCTTCGAGCGCCTCTTCGGGACGCCCCACGGCCTCGGGTTCGCCGACGCCGCCCGGCAGGTCAGCCTCGCCTACCACCAGCCGACAACGCTCCCGGCCTTCGAGACCGCCCTCGCCGAGGCCGTCGCCTCGGGCCGCTCAGCGCTGATCGAGGTGCGGACGGACCGGGTCGAGCAGGCGACGCTCCGCCGGGACCTTGCCCGCGCGGTCGCCGAGGCGGTCGACGACGCCGTCTGA
- a CDS encoding sterol desaturase family protein: protein MPALLDLLQATQASAALVGLVVLLLLEGAHPFFRERTERGRHLLRNLVLGAVNSVLVAVVFASLWVAAASYAEARGLGLLRLGDLQGWAHAGLAVLLLDAWTYAWHRMNHRVPFLWRFHRVHHSDAQMDVTTASRFHTGEIVLSSLLRIPLIVVLGVTAWELVLYETLMFAVVQFHHANIALPSRLEAIVSKVIVTPAMHKVHHSRWQPETDSNYSAMLSVWDRLFGSFRRREALHEVELGLTGFDGPAHQSVAGMLRTPFEAGVSRDSP from the coding sequence ATGCCCGCGCTGCTCGATCTGCTTCAGGCCACCCAGGCGAGCGCGGCGCTCGTGGGGCTGGTGGTGTTGCTGCTGCTCGAAGGCGCCCACCCGTTCTTCCGGGAGCGGACGGAGCGGGGGCGTCACCTGCTGCGCAACCTCGTCCTGGGCGCGGTCAACAGCGTGCTCGTGGCCGTCGTGTTCGCAAGTCTGTGGGTGGCCGCGGCGTCCTACGCCGAGGCGCGCGGGCTCGGCCTGCTCCGCCTCGGCGACCTCCAGGGCTGGGCGCATGCCGGGCTGGCGGTGCTCCTGCTGGACGCGTGGACGTACGCGTGGCACCGGATGAACCACCGCGTGCCGTTCCTGTGGCGCTTCCACCGCGTCCATCACTCCGACGCCCAGATGGACGTGACGACGGCGAGCCGCTTCCACACGGGCGAGATCGTGCTGTCGTCGCTCCTCCGGATCCCGCTCATCGTGGTGCTCGGGGTGACGGCGTGGGAACTGGTGCTGTACGAAACGCTGATGTTCGCCGTCGTCCAGTTCCACCATGCCAACATCGCGCTGCCGTCGCGCCTCGAGGCGATCGTCAGCAAGGTCATCGTGACGCCCGCGATGCACAAGGTCCACCACAGCCGGTGGCAGCCGGAGACAGACTCGAACTACTCGGCGATGCTCTCGGTGTGGGACCGCCTGTTCGGCTCGTTCCGGCGCCGCGAGGCGCTGCACGAGGTGGAACTCGGGCTCACCGGATTCGACGGCCCCGCCCATCAGTCGGTCGCGGGGATGCTGCGCACGCCGTTCGAGGCGGGCGTATCCCGGGACAGCCCATGA
- a CDS encoding rhodanese-like domain-containing protein encodes MSAGAVVAAPGAIASDTVEVRRLSPAETAAYLDATPEAVVVDVRTPAEVAASGRLAGALVLDVNAPDFEARAQAALDVDRPMVLYCRSGARAGQAAQRLARLGFSRLFNAGGFDALAAVGLATEPPSHD; translated from the coding sequence ATGTCCGCTGGGGCCGTCGTCGCGGCACCGGGCGCCATCGCGAGCGACACCGTGGAGGTGCGGCGCCTGTCGCCTGCCGAGACGGCCGCCTACCTCGACGCGACGCCCGAGGCGGTGGTGGTGGACGTGCGCACGCCCGCCGAGGTCGCCGCCTCCGGGCGCCTCGCAGGGGCGCTCGTGCTGGACGTGAACGCGCCCGACTTCGAGGCACGGGCACAGGCGGCGCTCGACGTCGACCGGCCGATGGTCCTCTACTGCCGCTCGGGCGCTCGTGCCGGGCAGGCTGCCCAGCGCCTCGCCCGTCTCGGGTTCTCCCGCCTCTTCAACGCCGGTGGCTTCGACGCCCTCGCCGCCGTCGGGCTCGCCACCGAGCCTCCCTCCCACGACTGA
- a CDS encoding YeeE/YedE thiosulfate transporter family protein has translation MSTHAPRPTEADRSAAPPPLSDYVITAPPHVDLPDECVDVEQVPAGLRDRALAEGNAPLALVIYGLMGAGLGLVFTKSQVISWFRIYEMFRFESFHMFGIIGSAVATAALSLWVIRRLGLTTVHGEPIELSPKQWGTSRVPGARYWMGGITFGLGWALLGACPGPLVALLGGGISVMAAALVAALGGTWTYALLRDHLPH, from the coding sequence ATGAGTACGCACGCTCCCCGACCGACCGAGGCGGACCGTTCCGCCGCGCCACCTCCGCTGTCGGACTACGTCATCACCGCGCCGCCGCACGTCGACCTTCCGGACGAGTGCGTCGACGTGGAGCAGGTCCCGGCCGGCCTTCGAGACCGCGCGCTCGCCGAGGGCAACGCGCCGCTCGCGCTTGTGATCTACGGGCTGATGGGCGCCGGCCTCGGGCTCGTGTTCACCAAGAGCCAGGTGATCTCGTGGTTTCGCATCTACGAGATGTTCCGCTTCGAGTCGTTCCACATGTTCGGCATCATCGGCTCGGCGGTGGCCACGGCGGCGCTGTCGCTCTGGGTGATCCGGCGCCTCGGCCTGACGACGGTCCACGGCGAGCCGATCGAACTGTCCCCAAAGCAGTGGGGCACGTCCCGGGTGCCCGGCGCGCGCTACTGGATGGGCGGCATCACCTTCGGGCTCGGCTGGGCCCTCCTGGGTGCGTGCCCGGGGCCGCTCGTGGCGCTGCTCGGCGGCGGGATCTCGGTGATGGCTGCGGCGCTCGTGGCCGCCCTCGGTGGCACGTGGACCTACGCCCTCCTCCGCGACCACCTTCCGCACTGA
- a CDS encoding fatty acid desaturase, with protein sequence MSARHYVPDDLPTLEALGYDLLTTTTAQRVRSLVRPFAWALAYAVFAGLGWWIPAVLSIAGLFLGVVATTHDLVHRTLGLPRWLSEVAMALVGMLVLESAHAYRATHLQHHRTFPDDDDPEGDPAHGSWWRALLAGPTFLYRLWGWAWRRVPEERGWLLLEAGWFLGVVALAVALWPAVPALGVYVALVIVGSWTYPLTTVYLPHDATAADALRQTKTLRGRFAPRLLLELSYHLEHHLYPAVPSHHYAELSRRLEPYLEAHGVEPVRFW encoded by the coding sequence ATGAGCGCCCGCCACTACGTCCCCGACGACCTGCCGACGCTGGAGGCGCTGGGCTACGACCTCCTGACCACCACGACCGCGCAGCGGGTCCGGAGCCTCGTCCGCCCCTTCGCGTGGGCCCTGGCGTACGCCGTGTTCGCCGGTCTGGGGTGGTGGATCCCGGCCGTCCTCTCCATCGCCGGCCTGTTCCTCGGCGTCGTCGCCACGACGCACGACCTCGTCCACCGCACGCTGGGCCTGCCGCGATGGCTGAGCGAGGTCGCGATGGCGCTGGTCGGGATGCTGGTCCTCGAAAGCGCCCACGCCTACCGCGCGACGCACCTCCAGCACCACCGCACGTTCCCCGACGACGACGACCCCGAAGGCGACCCCGCGCACGGCTCATGGTGGCGCGCGCTCCTCGCCGGCCCGACGTTCCTCTACCGGCTCTGGGGCTGGGCGTGGCGGCGCGTCCCCGAGGAGCGGGGCTGGCTGCTCCTCGAAGCGGGCTGGTTCCTCGGCGTCGTGGCGCTGGCGGTGGCGCTCTGGCCCGCCGTCCCCGCGCTGGGCGTCTACGTGGCGCTGGTGATCGTGGGGAGCTGGACGTACCCGCTGACGACCGTCTACCTTCCCCACGACGCGACGGCTGCGGACGCCCTCCGGCAGACGAAGACGCTTCGGGGCCGCTTCGCGCCCCGCCTGCTGCTGGAGCTGTCGTACCACCTGGAGCACCACCTCTACCCGGCCGTGCCGTCCCACCACTACGCCGAGCTGTCGCGGCGGCTGGAGCCGTACCTGGAGGCGCATGGCGTGGAGCCGGTCCGTTTCTGGTAG